From a region of the Arachis ipaensis cultivar K30076 chromosome B09, Araip1.1, whole genome shotgun sequence genome:
- the LOC107614976 gene encoding uncharacterized protein LOC107614976, translating to MNFVYVLSGWEGSASDSRVLRDAISRRNNLKIPIGNYYLVDAGYTNCKGFLAPYRHTRYHVQEWAYGRNAPRNFREYFNKKHSSARNIIERCYGLLKKRWAILRSPCF from the exons ATGAATTTTGTGTACGTACTTAGTGGATGGGAAGGATCCGCATCGGATTCAAGAGTCCTTAGAGATGCAATTTCACGTCGTAATAACCTCAAGATACCAATTG GGAATTATTATTTAGTGGATGCTGGTTATACTAATTGCAAGGGGTTTCTAGCACCATATAGGCATACTCGATACCACGTACAAGAATGGGCCTATGGTAGAAATGCGCCTAGAAACTTTCGAGAATATTTTAACAAGAAGCACTCTTCAGCTAGGAACATTATTGAGCGTTGTTATGGTTTATTGAAGAAGAGATGGGCAATTTTGAGGAGTCCTTGTTTCTAG
- the LOC107616621 gene encoding uncharacterized protein LOC107616621 isoform X3 yields the protein MLSLFPFSRIMLNPNHLMKLLIPSLACSLCVALHPSFNSSRFWDLLPDQPLPTAISLFQQLQSRKMEKKREIVEYRERLDNTLASPHMTNYHMLKNLVQTQLLHSSKQQEFYQGEGVESLR from the exons ATGTTGTCATTGTTCCCATTCTCACGAATCATGTTAAA CCCCAATCACTTGATGAAGCTGTTGATTCCTTCACTCGCATGCTCTTTATGTGTCGCCCTCCATCCATCCTTCAATTCCTCAAGATTTTGGGATCTCTTGCCAGACCAACCATTGCCCACCGCCATTTCCCTTTTTCAGCAATTGCAATCCAGG AAGATGGAGAAGAAAAGAGAGATTGTGGAGTATAGGGAGAGGCTGGACAACACTCTTGCCTCACCTCATATGACAAATTATCACATGCTCAAAAACCTTGTTCAGACTCAACTCTTGCATTCTTCAAAACAACAAG AATTCTACCAAGGTGAAGGTGTCGAAAGCTTAAGGTGA
- the LOC107616621 gene encoding uncharacterized protein LOC107616621 isoform X4 → MLSLFPFSRIMLNPNHLMKLLIPSLACSLCVALHPSFNSSRFWDLLPDQPLPTAISLFQQLQSRMEKKREIVEYRERLDNTLASPHMTNYHMLKNLVQTQLLHSSKQQEFYQGEGVESLR, encoded by the exons ATGTTGTCATTGTTCCCATTCTCACGAATCATGTTAAA CCCCAATCACTTGATGAAGCTGTTGATTCCTTCACTCGCATGCTCTTTATGTGTCGCCCTCCATCCATCCTTCAATTCCTCAAGATTTTGGGATCTCTTGCCAGACCAACCATTGCCCACCGCCATTTCCCTTTTTCAGCAATTGCAATCCAGG ATGGAGAAGAAAAGAGAGATTGTGGAGTATAGGGAGAGGCTGGACAACACTCTTGCCTCACCTCATATGACAAATTATCACATGCTCAAAAACCTTGTTCAGACTCAACTCTTGCATTCTTCAAAACAACAAG AATTCTACCAAGGTGAAGGTGTCGAAAGCTTAAGGTGA
- the LOC107616621 gene encoding uncharacterized protein LOC107616621 isoform X2 has product MLSLFPFSRIMLKYTLLQIPNFVPHSALGLCFPPTSSLHSHFQPQSLDEAVDSFTRMLFMCRPPSILQFLKILGSLARPTIAHRHFPFSAIAIQDAKKMEKKREIVEYRERLDNTLASPHMTNYHMLKNLVQTQLLHSSKQQDKIG; this is encoded by the exons ATGTTGTCATTGTTCCCATTCTCACGAATCATGTTAAAGTACACTCTTCTTCAAATCCCAAATTTTGTTCCTCACTCTGCTCTCGGTCTTTGCTTCCCTCCAACTTCATCCCTACACTCTCACTTTCAGCCCCAATCACTTGATGAAGCTGTTGATTCCTTCACTCGCATGCTCTTTATGTGTCGCCCTCCATCCATCCTTCAATTCCTCAAGATTTTGGGATCTCTTGCCAGACCAACCATTGCCCACCGCCATTTCCCTTTTTCAGCAATTGCAATCCAGG ATGCAAAGAAGATGGAGAAGAAAAGAGAGATTGTGGAGTATAGGGAGAGGCTGGACAACACTCTTGCCTCACCTCATATGACAAATTATCACATGCTCAAAAACCTTGTTCAGACTCAACTCTTGCATTCTTCAAAACAACAAG ATAAAATAGGATAA
- the LOC107616621 gene encoding uncharacterized protein LOC107616621 isoform X1 gives MLSLFPFSRIMLKYTLLQIPNFVPHSALGLCFPPTSSLHSHFQPQSLDEAVDSFTRMLFMCRPPSILQFLKILGSLARPTIAHRHFPFSAIAIQDAKKMEKKREIVEYRERLDNTLASPHMTNYHMLKNLVQTQLLHSSKQQEFYQGEGVESLR, from the exons ATGTTGTCATTGTTCCCATTCTCACGAATCATGTTAAAGTACACTCTTCTTCAAATCCCAAATTTTGTTCCTCACTCTGCTCTCGGTCTTTGCTTCCCTCCAACTTCATCCCTACACTCTCACTTTCAGCCCCAATCACTTGATGAAGCTGTTGATTCCTTCACTCGCATGCTCTTTATGTGTCGCCCTCCATCCATCCTTCAATTCCTCAAGATTTTGGGATCTCTTGCCAGACCAACCATTGCCCACCGCCATTTCCCTTTTTCAGCAATTGCAATCCAGG ATGCAAAGAAGATGGAGAAGAAAAGAGAGATTGTGGAGTATAGGGAGAGGCTGGACAACACTCTTGCCTCACCTCATATGACAAATTATCACATGCTCAAAAACCTTGTTCAGACTCAACTCTTGCATTCTTCAAAACAACAAG AATTCTACCAAGGTGAAGGTGTCGAAAGCTTAAGGTGA